The Rana temporaria chromosome 13, aRanTem1.1, whole genome shotgun sequence genome has a window encoding:
- the LOC120920130 gene encoding low affinity immunoglobulin gamma Fc region receptor II-a-like has translation MYFSHTRCDHLSVFCCTLCSLCVLCDLFSSIGGAIKPVVTFTPIWGNILFYDNVTLTCDVPSTEDPRTYHWYKDKRPIPGEQQRLHIIGSSVEKDRGDYQCQTIGGDISDPVFLNVTINFVILQRPPSAIYEGDPLTLRCHHVKDFIAIHTKFYKDDQEIKSSESDSTFHIPNIRRSQSGLYKCTKRIYRSGNESIVNEHSDVSFISVKGK, from the exons ATGTATTTTTCTCATACAAGATGTGATCACCTCTCTGTGTTTTGCTGCACACTGTGCTCTCTATGTGTTCTGTGTGATCTCTTTTCTTCTATAGGAGGGGCCATCAAACCTGTGGTGACCTTCACACCCATCTGGGGGAATATATTATTCTATGACAATGTGACTCTAACATGTGATGTGCCGTCTACTGAGGACCCCCGGACCTATCACTGGTACAAAGATAAGAGACCAATACCAGGAGAGCAACAGAGACTTCATATCATTGGATCTTCAGTAGAGAAGGACAGAGGAGATTACCAGTGTCAGACCATCGGTGGTGATATCAGTGATCCCGTCTTCCTAAATGTTACAATAA aTTTTGTCATCCTGCAGAGACCCCCATCTGCCATCTATGAAGGAGACCCCCTGACTCTGAGATGTCATCATGTAAAAGATTTTATTGCAATACACACAAAATTCTACAAGGATGATCAGGAGATAAAATCATCAGAATCTGACTCCACATTCCATATTCCTAATATAAGGAGGAGTCAGTCTGGACTCTACAAATGTACTAAACGAATATACCGTTCTGGCAATGAGTCGATTGTGAATGAGCACTCAGATGTCTCCTTTATCTCTGTGAAAGGTAAATGA